In one window of Gossypium arboreum isolate Shixiya-1 chromosome 4, ASM2569848v2, whole genome shotgun sequence DNA:
- the LOC128291782 gene encoding uncharacterized protein LOC128291782 gives MKQIRSTPPWLRLIWWPETYKPTFLTDFWSPSSIKHRFKGKTPRTWPKSVEQPRNAYLFSFFDLTRMENDHQQGVRGMWRQAEKQWQRQGWRAALVKLKEARVCWLKSFRISWARV, from the exons ATGAAGCAAATCCGGTCAACTCCGCCATGGCTCCGCCTTATATGGTGGCCAGAGACCTATAAACCCACCTTTCTCACCGATTTTTGGAGCCCATCATCTATAAAGCATAGATTCAAGGGCAAAACTCCGAGAACATGGCCAAAATCAGTGGAGCAACCAAGAAATGCATATTTATTCTCCTTTTTTGATTTGACCCGAATGGAGAACGACCATCAACAAG GTGTCAGAGGCATGTGGAGGCAAGCCGAGAAGCAGTGGCAAAGGCAAGGGTGGCGTGCGGCGCTGGTTAAGCTGAAGGAGGCTAGGGTTTGTTGGCTGAAAAGTTTTAGGATTAGTTGGGCTAGGGTTTAG